A stretch of DNA from Juglans microcarpa x Juglans regia isolate MS1-56 chromosome 5D, Jm3101_v1.0, whole genome shotgun sequence:
AAATCAAATctattttgtaagaaaataattttacaatttaacctTATGTCAAATCAcgtttaatttataaaataatttgtatagatCACCCAACGTACGTGCATGCATTTTAAAGATCATCAGTTCTACTATTGCAAGAAAATATGGCTACAAATACAATCAGCTAGCATTCATGTGAATTAAGGAtataagtaattatatatatatatatatatacctcctGGGCTTCGAACAATTGGCGGTGTGTCCACAATTGAAAGACAATGTATGCAGCGTATGCAATTAGCATAACAATGCTACTGGCTCTTGACAATTGGAGGGCTGACTCGGCTGAATTCAAAGCATCGGATTCCCCTGAATACCGAAACAACATCGGCAATAAGTGGCACAACAGTGCCAACAGCAGCAGAAGAGAGTTCACGTCTGCTTGTCTCTGtcaaaaacattatatatatatatatatagacatcaATTTAGCACAAAAAATTTAGCCATTTaaagaacaataatatatatttttatatatggtcGTTTCATTAATATGTACGTAATAACTCACTCTGTCGTATTTTTGTTCTTTACTAAGGTTGGCAATGCCACCACAAAAAAGAGATGTCCCAAGAACCAGAAGAAGGTTAGAAAGAACGGACCCCAAGAGGGAATACTTGACCACGCTTATTTTTCGGTCTTTTAGAGCAAGTATTGCTATAATGAGCTCCGTTGCATTCCCGCAGGTTGCATTCAGGAGTCCTCCCACTGCAAAATCACAGaatcaaagtaattatatatttaacctCTTTAATTCAACTTGTTTGTGCATGCAGGGACAAAATTCAAATCAAGCTCGATCGATCTCTGGAAAATCATGATCTATCAAGATCAAAATGACCTCATATATTTGAGGTTTTTCTTTTAGCGTTTACAACAAATTATAATCACCCATTTCAAtacgtgggtgtgtgtgtgtgtatattaatatatatgcacGCATATATGTGGATTACTATCATGTGTATGTGAGGATACCAACCAcgtactgagagagagagagagagagtgagagagagagagagagcaggcTTATACCTGTGGGACCTGTGTAGTAAGCAATTTGTCTgcaatttttgagaaaaaagaaatagagaaaaacaaGAATCAGCTCGACCCCAAAGACAAATGCTTTTGTTGATAATGAacactgaaaaataaaaattaagtatataaaagttgaatatttgattttttttttcctcatatgAATAATTGGTCTTACTCCGTGAGGAAGCTGACACGTTCAGCAAGTGGTACCAGTCCAAATAAACTCAAAGCGAAGACCCATGGCTGTAATTTGCAATATAATTAATCAGAACGTACGGCTATGGTTGCAGAATAGAAAATGATTAAGCACACTGCAAGTAAATTATTCCCAGGCCTGTTGTTCTTTACAATAGTTTACTCGATCCTTTTGACATGACCGCTAatcaattatcatttcttttaggAAAACAGATTTAATCCATTCGTTTTACAACTTATTTAAAAGGGTTGTTTGTAGTCATGATCAGAAATCGCTAGCTGCAATATCACAACAATAAAAAGGAACCATCTAGGACTCGTTCATTAAAATCTcgaaattataccatatatctcaatctaatattttgttaagcaTATATAATAGATACTGGTGCAATTTTGATAATTGTTAATAAGGGCATTCGCCATGATCCTGTAACTCTAAACCGATATTGAAAAGTATTGAAATTATTTAGTCCCTCAACCATGCACTATTGTAATGATggggatttatatatatatatatatatatatatatatatatatatatatatagctgtaaCTTACTCTTCCGAAAGCGTAAGAATCTGCGAGAATGGCAAGCGGGATGGCCGGAAAGAGAACAAAAAGCTTAGTCCCAAGAATAACCTCTTGAAGGTTAGCCAACAACTGTCTAAGGCATGCATAAGGAACTCTGGAGACAAGAGTGAGGTCGGACTTTTTGCGGAGGGAAGAGGATGACATGTTGTGTGCAGTCCGGCCGTGCCTCATCTCCTTGCTCAAGCTCTTGACGTTGCCGTTTTCCAACAGCCATGGTTCTTGGCGAGAGTTTGAAGCCATGTTTTTTCTCACACAAAAAGAACCAAACTGTACTTATTACGTTTCTTGGTAAGATATTTCCGTATCTATAATCGTTATGGGGGAGTGAGCGAGCGCTCCTACTGTTATAAATAGGCGCTGCTGGTTAGAGATTCATGATTTTATTCTGCATGCATGGCAGGTAAGCTATGCTAGAAACTCACTGCATCTTCCTCGAAGCTGCTTCATTTTTGTACCAAACAGTGCCTAAATTTTCTTTCTGGGGGTCATGTCACGTGTTATGACATATAATTAAGGACTTCTAATGCTAATTAATTAGGTTGAGGATGTAATTAAGGCCATTTTTACTCTCTACATATATTGACAGCtcaagtaattattaatttctcctatcatgtcatataaatcttttattttatggctGGCCTGTCTTATGTTCtttctatatatgtatagatgACATGTGTTTTACATGCATTCACAGTACCGCGTAATTCTACATAACTTAGAAGTTTAAAACattacaacatatataaataaagcaaactctctgatttaatttatatgagattattataatGATTCTAAATTGCAACAATTTTCAAACTATTCTTCTTATGCACAAATGTGCATttgtatgtatataaatattttagtcataaaaagatttcacaaaaataaatttacagatTGACTAGTCTTGATTGGTGTGtcaagttgtaatattgatttattttactgtAAAAAAAACTTAACGTATCAAATGAAACTAGAtcgtttataaatttaattttgtagttGTAgcacttaatatatatatattatattgatcATCGTCATTcgaacatgtaatactatatcTATTAATGTCATCAACACAAAGTccatagtatatataatattactatattCATTATAGGAGATCTAACTGAGTGGTGCATATAGCATCttttttaactaattaaaaTGTGATCGATTATGAAATGTAACCAATTAAAGCATTAATGTCGTCGGCTAGCTAGCTGGAAAATTTTCAacttaattttaagtatataatTCTGTGCATGCACCCGCTACGTTCTACATGCtaataattaattgagaaaTACTATAAGGAAGTCTTATACCACACATCACcatctaattaataatatgtgatttgtcatttttatcattctatttaaatacatatatttaaacattaagatcaatataaaaaaataaaaaaatcacatgttaattaattcaaattatgcAGTGATATAAAACTTCTATATAGAatttctctaattaattaatttagatagcgatgaagtgtttttttttttttcccaatgcATGCGCAGTCAAATACTTTAAATGCCAAAATAGTCGACGGTTTACAACTTAGAAGTGTAAAAACTTCGGTTTCTGGAGACATTAATAACATTCCTCCACGAGGCCCCATCTTCGCATTAATGAACACACAAGTccaaagctagctagctctaaATTACTCAGATGATCAGCTGCCTGCATGCACCCCATGTTTCACGGAGTGTCGACGcatcatatatacatgtatCATTCTCCAAATTAAGGAGGATTCTGTACCGTACGGTATCCACTTTTGTGATGTTCACACTCTTGAGATACTGTGATCTAGAAATTTTGATCTTCAAGAAAACAGCAGAAACGAGAAGAAAAAACTGAAATGATCAGTACTGTACCGCGTGACGCAAAAGCTGAACCCAAGAGAGTTCTGATGCTAATTCTTAATTACTACCTACTGCATGGAGCCAAGAAAAACTTGGAAACCACGCGTACATGAACTTCTTCTATTTTGTTGGCTTCGCATATATGCATGTCGTTAACTTGTAAGCTATTTTGATCCACAAAAACATCATCTTACGGTATACCTCGATGATTGTCCGGTCTCAAGGATCTCTAAGTTTATACGTTAGCTTTTATAACGTATGCATTATTTGTATATCACTGTCACTTTCCTTGCGGTGATGAGAATCGCGCGTGCACGATCAAGACATGCATTTACAGAGCGCTAGCTATCGCAATTTCTTGTGGCTGGCTAGCTCTCGAAGATATACAGTCCTAGGAGAGAGCTAGATTCAACTCACGACCTCCGTACTGTCATATGCATGGGGAACCTTCGTGGAAACTTCGCGGGTCCATACAAAAACCAGACGGTTATCCCTATATGACATGTACTTCTCCATTAATGTTGATCGAAGAAACTCCAAAAGGACAAAATTGCTGGCATTATTGTTTAGGAGGTAGGAAATTAATGATCATGTGtccaaagaaattaattaacttgCAGTCATGAGccaccttatatatatatatcatcaccTTCCGGttacaataattaattattagccCAATATTGTTTGAAAggcatattaattattgttttcccCCAAGTAAATTAATTGTGACATGAAAACATACACTAAGTTCCAAGGTAAGGAAGATAGAAAGAAGCTTCGTCATAATAGAACTGTAGAAGTAGATCATACAGCATTGGGTGTCTATAAATATAATTGCCACTCCAAATTTCGTTATGGATGTGAATTTGGCAAACAGAAGTCTTTTGAGCTTTCCACGCTCATGAAAGGTTGGTGCTTATATACGGGTAAGGTATAAACTACTTGATATTTGATGATCCTTTCaaggttatatttttttatttttaaataattacatatgaaTGATTTAGTACCAATTAGTATATACCTATTTGGTACGCGCATGCAATATATGCTGGCCCCATCCCCTGGCCTTTTTTCGAGTTGATCTCTTGGTTAGGCCGATAGTCTTTGGAATTAATATGTTGATTACGTTTCCACATTTTTTGGTCAATTTGAAAATCAACGCAAGTAGCTAGTGTTGGAGATATTTTCTTCTTGTGTTTCCTGTCTGCTAGTTGTTATATATCAAGAAGGATCGATCTCCCTTCTCAACATGCA
This window harbors:
- the LOC121266298 gene encoding vacuolar cation/proton exchanger 3, coding for MASNSRQEPWLLENGNVKSLSKEMRHGRTAHNMSSSSLRKKSDLTLVSRVPYACLRQLLANLQEVILGTKLFVLFPAIPLAILADSYAFGRPWVFALSLFGLVPLAERVSFLTEQIAYYTGPTVGGLLNATCGNATELIIAILALKDRKISVVKYSLLGSVLSNLLLVLGTSLFCGGIANLSKEQKYDRRQADVNSLLLLLALLCHLLPMLFRYSGESDALNSAESALQLSRASSIVMLIAYAAYIVFQLWTHRQLFEAQEESEEDGDAVEETAVIGFWSGFTWLVGMTLIIALLSEYVVATIEDASDSWGLSVSFLSIILLPIVGNAAEHAGAVIFAFKNKLDITLGVALGSAAQIAMFVVPLCVVVAWIMGIKMDLDFNILETCSLALSIIATAFTLQDGTSHYIKGLVLLLCYIVIGACFFVSKTPFNQANIINSGIKMTTEAAFRA